From Dethiosulfovibrio russensis, a single genomic window includes:
- a CDS encoding oligosaccharide flippase family protein: MSRARLFIENFLIYGVGNVLTKIVPFLMLPVLTRIITDPAVFGIFDIYIIIIRFGVPMAILGSYDAMFRLYFDGKDQSFRRQICSSSLAIVGITGSLVLIAALSLWLYGYSPWQGGYRWIILCAGVVIASQAVQNVIAAPTRMENKRRTIIILSLLGPILYYGIAMGLALRDYPLQGLVAGNLLSGIVVLILYGWLNRSYFTLEGVNRGHIKEILKIGIPLTPTFIVYWIFTSCDRFMIGHYLGMDSVGLYGVGARLSAISQGIYMAFAGGWQYFAFSTMKDSDHTELMSRVFEVLGVLSIISLLVLLPFVDWIFSFMVAEGYRGASVVFPYLYISPLILMLFQTIGNQFLVVKKSYLSMCTLALGAVVNVLLNWYLIPKIGIEGAAIATALGYVVSVIVAFIMLKRLSLIQGNLRFLVPVMLCLLSIVNGKSVWISPVLFSSGSMLLIGIVYREQLRMIWARFGLSRKGEQN; encoded by the coding sequence GTGTCCAGAGCCCGTCTTTTTATAGAAAACTTCCTGATCTACGGAGTGGGAAACGTCCTCACAAAAATAGTTCCCTTCCTGATGCTGCCGGTGTTGACCCGAATCATAACTGACCCAGCGGTGTTCGGGATTTTCGATATCTACATCATCATCATTCGCTTCGGTGTCCCTATGGCAATTCTGGGCAGCTACGACGCCATGTTTCGGCTTTACTTTGACGGAAAGGACCAGTCCTTCCGTAGACAAATCTGCTCCAGTTCCTTGGCCATAGTTGGGATCACAGGAAGTTTGGTGCTTATAGCAGCCCTATCCCTCTGGCTCTACGGTTATTCTCCATGGCAGGGCGGATACCGCTGGATCATCCTCTGTGCTGGTGTGGTAATAGCCTCACAGGCGGTACAGAACGTTATTGCCGCCCCTACCAGGATGGAAAACAAACGTAGAACCATCATAATCCTGTCTTTACTGGGGCCTATACTCTACTACGGCATCGCCATGGGGTTAGCACTGAGAGACTATCCGCTTCAGGGACTTGTAGCGGGAAACCTCCTCAGCGGAATCGTCGTTTTGATCCTCTATGGTTGGCTGAACAGGTCGTACTTCACCTTAGAGGGTGTAAATAGGGGGCACATCAAAGAAATCCTCAAGATAGGGATTCCTCTTACCCCTACATTCATTGTCTACTGGATTTTTACCTCCTGCGACAGGTTTATGATAGGACACTATCTGGGGATGGATTCGGTTGGTCTTTATGGGGTTGGAGCCAGGCTATCGGCTATAAGTCAGGGAATATACATGGCATTTGCTGGAGGATGGCAGTATTTTGCCTTCTCCACCATGAAGGATTCAGATCACACCGAACTTATGTCCAGGGTATTTGAGGTTCTAGGGGTGCTTTCGATAATAAGCCTTCTCGTTCTCCTTCCCTTCGTGGACTGGATTTTCTCCTTCATGGTGGCAGAGGGGTATCGAGGGGCTTCGGTGGTATTTCCCTACCTCTATATCTCGCCTCTGATTCTCATGCTCTTTCAGACTATCGGGAATCAATTTCTAGTGGTTAAAAAATCCTATCTATCCATGTGTACCTTAGCATTAGGTGCTGTCGTAAACGTTCTTCTCAACTGGTATCTTATACCTAAGATAGGGATAGAGGGTGCCGCCATAGCGACAGCCTTAGGATACGTGGTATCGGTGATCGTGGCCTTTATCATGCTTAAAAGGCTGAGCCTCATTCAGGGCAACCTACGGTTTCTGGTCCCTGTCATGTTGTGTCTGCTTTCCATAGTTAACGGTAAGTCGGTATGGATATCGCCGGTGTTGTTCTCCTCAGGCTCTATGCTCCTGATCGGCATCGTTTACAGGGAGCAGCTTAGGATGATTTGGGCTAGATTTGGGCTGAGTAGGAAAGGTGAGCAGAATTGA